Within the Streptomyces vilmorinianum genome, the region GCAAGAACTCGGCCTGGCTTCCCTCACACTCGGGATCCTTCCCTCCACCGCACGGGTGGACCTGTTCCCCGTCCACGCGTTCAACATCTACGGCGATGGCGACCGGGCCCACGTCGAACTCGTCTCCTCCTCCGTGGACATCACGGAACAGAGCGAACTCGACCTCTACAACAAAGCCTTCAGCGCGCTGAGCAGTGCGGCATGGTACGGCGACGCCGCCGAGGGGCTCCTGAAGAAGGCCCACTCCTTCTGGACCAACACCCCGCTCCGACTGTAGGCCCCTAGTCACTCCAGCGGCGGAGCGCCGCACGGCAATCCGAAGCGCACCCGATCAAGACCGTCGCGCCCCATCGCCAGCAACCAAAACCTCGGCGGCAGCCTCGCCTCCCAAGCCAGTGCTGACGAGGCCATCGCCCTCATGCCCGACAATCCGCCCGACGAAGGGAACCCAGTGGCCCAGCAGGCCGACGACCAGCCGAAGGCCCTCAAGCCGGCGCTCGAATCCATGACCCTGCTGGTCGCCGCCGTCATCGTCCACGACAAGGCCACCAACCGCGTCGTCCTCCTCCAGCGCAGCGAGAACGCCAAGTTCGCCCAGGGGATGTGGGACCTGCCCGTCGGCAAGAGTGAACATGGCGAGCCGATCACCGAGACCGCTGTCCGCGAGCTCTACGAGGAGACCGGCCTCACTGTGAAGCCCGAGTCCCTCAAGGTCGCCCACATCATCCACGGCGCCTGGGGCGTCGAGGCCCCCAACGGCTTCCTCACCGTCGTCTTCGCCGCCCACGAATGGACCGGCGAACCCGAAAACCGCGACCCCCGCAAGCACTCCCAGGTCCGCTGGGTCGACACCGGCGCCATCCCTGACACCTTCGTCGACACCACCGCCAGCGCCCTCCACCGCTACCTCGCAGCTGGACCCCAGGTGTCCCTAGAGGGGTGGGCGTAGCACCTGCTGGTCTCGCCGAGACCCCATCCATTTGTCAGTGGCGCCCTCTACGCTCATTCCTCCAGCACGAGCAAGGGGGGTCCTTGAGCACGGCGAGCAGGTTCGACAAATTTCTGAAGAACATCAAGGTGACAGACGATCACCGCGCAGCTGCACTGACCAGCGTGAACGCCATAGCCCGCAAACTGCAAGGGCACTACAGCAACGCGCCGTACACAGATGCCTGGCGGATGGTGATCGGCTCTTACGGGAAGGGCACTGCGGTACGCCCACCAAGGGATGTCGACG harbors:
- a CDS encoding NUDIX domain-containing protein encodes the protein MPDNPPDEGNPVAQQADDQPKALKPALESMTLLVAAVIVHDKATNRVVLLQRSENAKFAQGMWDLPVGKSEHGEPITETAVRELYEETGLTVKPESLKVAHIIHGAWGVEAPNGFLTVVFAAHEWTGEPENRDPRKHSQVRWVDTGAIPDTFVDTTASALHRYLAAGPQVSLEGWA